In one Haloplanus salinus genomic region, the following are encoded:
- a CDS encoding ATP-binding protein, whose product MGQLPFPAIVGQDTLKSALLLNAVNRDIGGVLIQGERGTGKSSAVRGLERVLPERRVVAECPFGCPPDDPTRQCAECRERTTVEVERVPTPVVDLPLGTTEDRLLGALDFERALNEGISALDPGLLARANRGILYVDEVNLLDDHLVDLLLDAAASGVNRIEREGLTVTHPAEFVLVGSMNPEEGRLRPQFRDRFGLQVDAEAPTDPERRATIIEVAEAFDREPDRVRERYRDEERRLRERIAAARDRYDDVSLGADRRRRIAELCLAAGVEGNRGDITTARCARALAALDGRTAVTDADVRRAVELALPHRVPNDPFDDGVDLGDLAADRFGDATADGPTDHPDAEDGGRDDDDPGTGRNRGGSENRRDDGDSTVGRTLRRLRDFL is encoded by the coding sequence ATGGGTCAGCTCCCGTTTCCCGCCATCGTCGGGCAGGACACGCTGAAATCCGCGCTGCTGCTGAACGCGGTCAACCGGGACATCGGCGGCGTCCTGATCCAGGGCGAACGGGGGACCGGCAAGAGTTCCGCGGTGCGAGGGCTCGAGCGGGTCCTCCCGGAGCGACGCGTCGTCGCGGAGTGTCCGTTCGGCTGCCCGCCGGACGACCCGACGCGGCAGTGCGCGGAGTGTCGGGAGCGAACCACGGTCGAGGTGGAGCGCGTCCCGACGCCGGTCGTCGACCTCCCGCTCGGAACGACCGAGGACCGCCTGCTCGGCGCGCTCGATTTCGAACGCGCGCTGAACGAGGGGATCAGCGCGCTCGATCCCGGCCTCCTCGCTCGTGCGAACCGTGGCATCCTCTACGTCGACGAGGTGAACCTCCTCGACGACCACCTCGTCGACCTGTTGCTCGACGCGGCCGCCAGCGGCGTCAACCGAATCGAACGCGAGGGGCTGACCGTCACGCACCCGGCCGAGTTCGTCCTCGTTGGGAGCATGAACCCCGAGGAAGGCCGCCTCCGCCCTCAGTTCCGGGATCGGTTCGGCCTCCAAGTCGACGCCGAGGCGCCGACCGATCCCGAACGGCGCGCGACGATCATCGAAGTCGCGGAGGCGTTCGACCGGGAGCCGGATCGGGTTCGCGAGCGGTACCGGGACGAGGAGCGACGCCTCCGGGAGCGGATCGCGGCGGCGCGGGACCGCTACGACGACGTCTCCCTCGGTGCCGACCGTCGGCGACGGATCGCCGAACTCTGTCTCGCGGCGGGCGTCGAGGGGAACCGAGGCGACATCACGACCGCGCGGTGTGCGCGGGCGCTCGCCGCGCTCGACGGCCGAACGGCGGTCACGGACGCCGACGTGCGGCGGGCGGTCGAACTCGCGCTCCCCCACCGCGTCCCGAACGATCCGTTCGACGACGGCGTCGACCTCGGCGACCTCGCCGCCGACCGGTTCGGCGACGCGACCGCGGACGGCCCGACCGACCACCCGGACGCCGAGGACGGAGGCAGGGACGACGACGACCCGGGGACCGGCCGCAACCGCGGCGGGAGCGAGAATCGGCGCGACGACGGCGACAGCACGGTCGGGCGGACGCTCCGGAGGCTCCGAGATTTTTTGTGA
- a CDS encoding VWA domain-containing protein: MTPGAEGEDAAADDDAAGGHDPGRGDGETGRDGPAADRPRLDPIGDTTAGGAPVAWADPDPETPDVAVFDDGTAHVGDAAAPASAPSGRYVGSRRLRSDERPTDVAVDATLRATAGRGGTAVRERDLRVKRQDGEAPTLVTFVVDSSMSMRAHGDIGTATTLATSVLRRANRENDYVAVVAFHDERADIVVPPTTDPTVAARRLDDVPVGNKTPLPAGLLAAHRLVARERTAVPDLPAVVVVVTDGRPTVGIEGDPVDETERLARRLGAADVDLVVLDLDRGTSGTDVCRSMAAAADGAYVAMADVPPTERSRVVTQVVDASRR; this comes from the coding sequence GTGACGCCCGGCGCGGAGGGCGAGGACGCCGCGGCCGACGACGATGCCGCCGGCGGGCACGATCCAGGGCGCGGTGACGGCGAGACGGGGCGCGACGGGCCGGCGGCCGACCGCCCGCGCCTCGATCCGATCGGCGACACGACGGCCGGCGGCGCGCCCGTCGCGTGGGCGGATCCGGACCCCGAGACGCCCGACGTGGCGGTGTTCGACGACGGAACCGCTCACGTCGGGGACGCGGCGGCCCCGGCGTCGGCGCCGAGCGGGCGCTACGTCGGCTCGCGGCGGTTGCGGTCCGACGAGCGACCGACCGACGTCGCCGTCGACGCTACCCTTCGAGCGACGGCCGGGCGCGGCGGGACGGCCGTCAGGGAGCGCGACCTCCGAGTGAAACGCCAGGACGGCGAGGCGCCGACGCTCGTCACCTTCGTCGTCGACTCGTCGATGAGCATGCGCGCCCACGGCGATATCGGAACCGCGACGACGCTCGCGACGAGCGTCCTCCGGCGCGCGAATCGAGAGAACGACTACGTCGCCGTCGTCGCCTTCCACGACGAACGGGCCGACATCGTCGTGCCGCCGACGACCGACCCGACGGTGGCGGCTCGCCGGCTGGACGACGTACCCGTCGGCAACAAGACGCCGCTGCCCGCCGGGTTGCTCGCCGCGCACCGCCTCGTCGCCCGCGAGCGGACGGCCGTGCCCGACCTGCCCGCCGTCGTGGTCGTGGTGACCGACGGCCGGCCGACGGTCGGCATCGAGGGCGACCCCGTCGACGAAACCGAGCGCCTCGCCCGACGGCTGGGGGCGGCGGACGTGGACCTCGTCGTCCTCGATCTGGATCGGGGGACCTCCGGCACCGACGTCTGCCGGTCGATGGCCGCCGCGGCCGACGGCGCGTACGTCGCCATGGCCGACGTGCCGCCGACGGAGCGCTCCCGCGTCGTCACGCAGGTGGTCGACGCGTCACGACGGTGA
- a CDS encoding DUF7261 family protein has translation MTRRRGQLVLLAAAVVVTALVPMLLAYAQLTVGIAGGVADDVGGPDATQSLDDATRSLERAVADTTVAVANGTDPDSHRTVAALATDRLNSTVGSLESAGTARGVTVAIDRNASAARNWARTGCPRGPGRAFDTCAVADGVVTQTRANSTALVAVAFDVTVRGPDGTATVTVVIRGVRGAVAERRER, from the coding sequence ATGACCCGCCGGCGGGGGCAACTCGTCTTGCTTGCCGCGGCGGTGGTCGTTACCGCGCTCGTGCCCATGCTTCTCGCGTACGCCCAGTTGACCGTCGGCATCGCTGGCGGCGTCGCGGACGACGTGGGTGGTCCCGACGCCACGCAGTCGCTCGACGACGCCACCCGGTCGCTCGAACGTGCCGTCGCCGACACGACGGTCGCAGTGGCGAACGGGACCGACCCGGACAGCCACCGCACCGTCGCGGCGCTGGCGACCGACCGTCTCAACTCGACGGTCGGGTCGCTCGAATCGGCCGGGACGGCCCGAGGCGTGACCGTCGCCATCGACCGGAACGCATCGGCGGCCCGGAACTGGGCGCGCACGGGCTGTCCCCGTGGCCCAGGCCGCGCGTTCGACACCTGTGCGGTCGCCGACGGCGTCGTCACGCAAACGCGGGCCAACTCGACCGCCCTCGTCGCCGTCGCCTTCGACGTGACGGTCCGCGGGCCGGACGGGACGGCGACCGTGACGGTCGTGATCCGGGGCGTTCGGGGCGCCGTCGCGGAGCGGCGCGAGCGGTGA
- a CDS encoding DUF7262 family protein: protein MHRGQLSLTVVEAAVGVVLVMGVAAGFTVVSTGPPPSTAELDTLANDATTILASEPTEGGRDARLVELARSEESFAAVRSSAHDRLVDLLPADVLFRVRTPHGSFGHPQPPTTPVGSTTVSTRYGPVSIRVWYG, encoded by the coding sequence ATGCATAGAGGGCAGCTCTCGCTGACCGTCGTTGAAGCCGCCGTCGGCGTCGTCCTCGTGATGGGCGTGGCCGCCGGCTTTACCGTCGTCTCGACGGGACCGCCACCGTCGACAGCGGAACTCGACACGCTGGCAAACGATGCCACGACCATTCTCGCCTCGGAGCCGACCGAAGGCGGACGCGACGCTCGACTGGTCGAACTCGCCCGCTCCGAGGAGTCGTTCGCCGCGGTTCGGTCGTCGGCCCACGACCGGCTCGTGGACCTGCTCCCCGCGGACGTGCTCTTTCGGGTGCGGACGCCCCACGGCTCCTTCGGCCATCCCCAGCCCCCGACCACTCCCGTGGGGTCGACGACGGTCTCGACGCGCTACGGCCCGGTCTCGATACGGGTGTGGTACGGATGA
- a CDS encoding DUF7263 family protein — protein MRAQTNLVALVLALVLVTGATVVGIAAADGALAGADRDPLDRHAATAVADRLVAGDSPTTVRANALDAAAVEALNASRLEALAPPAEGAALRITLDGESVVERGDPSGGVTVRRSVTVVSRSEPVRRAVNLSRGSTVRVPRGVERATVAVDSGENTTIRTVRAGERVVLYDGAGLDSNATVYLSRYEPTTVRPRAGANATGRVVVTYSLPRAQTRTMAVTVDA, from the coding sequence GTGAGGGCACAGACTAACCTCGTCGCCCTTGTCCTCGCGCTCGTCCTCGTGACGGGGGCGACCGTCGTCGGTATCGCCGCCGCCGACGGTGCGCTCGCCGGCGCCGACCGTGACCCCCTCGACCGACACGCCGCGACGGCGGTCGCCGATCGTCTGGTCGCCGGCGACTCCCCGACGACGGTGCGGGCGAACGCACTCGACGCCGCCGCCGTGGAGGCGCTGAACGCGAGCCGCCTCGAGGCGCTCGCCCCGCCAGCCGAGGGGGCGGCCCTCCGGATCACCCTCGACGGTGAGTCCGTCGTCGAGCGCGGCGACCCGTCCGGTGGCGTCACCGTCCGGCGGTCGGTGACCGTCGTCTCCCGTTCGGAGCCGGTCCGGCGGGCGGTCAACCTTTCCCGTGGGTCGACGGTACGGGTTCCACGGGGCGTAGAGCGGGCGACCGTCGCCGTCGACTCCGGGGAGAACACCACGATCCGCACCGTTCGTGCCGGCGAGCGCGTCGTTCTGTACGACGGTGCTGGCCTCGATTCGAACGCGACCGTCTATCTCTCCAGATACGAGCCGACGACCGTCCGACCCCGCGCCGGCGCGAACGCCACCGGGCGCGTCGTCGTGACGTACAGTCTGCCCCGCGCACAGACACGGACCATGGCGGTGACCGTCGATGCATAG
- a CDS encoding DUF7266 family protein — protein MSDRDRGLAPVVGKGLEALIVLLYVASLVATLHGGVLPEYRTAAAAEVSDRTLATAADRIEASVPRRASAVDVTRSVTLPDTIDRATYRVRAVDGVLVLDHPDPTLSGRVPLALPERVVAVEGAWESDDRAVVRVRGTGGRVRVTLS, from the coding sequence GTGAGCGACCGGGACCGTGGCCTCGCGCCCGTAGTCGGCAAGGGGCTGGAGGCGCTGATCGTCCTCCTCTACGTCGCGTCGCTCGTCGCCACCCTCCACGGCGGCGTCCTTCCCGAGTACCGAACGGCGGCCGCCGCGGAGGTGAGCGACCGGACCCTCGCGACGGCCGCCGACCGAATCGAGGCGTCGGTCCCACGGCGGGCGAGCGCGGTCGACGTGACCCGGAGCGTCACGCTGCCCGACACTATCGACCGCGCGACCTACCGCGTCCGCGCCGTCGACGGAGTTCTCGTCCTCGACCACCCCGATCCGACCCTCTCCGGGCGCGTCCCGCTTGCACTTCCGGAGCGCGTCGTCGCCGTCGAGGGGGCGTGGGAGAGCGACGATCGAGCCGTCGTCCGGGTGCGTGGCACCGGTGGCCGAGTGCGGGTGACTCTGTCGTGA
- a CDS encoding DUF7289 family protein: MIARDRAQSAPIGVAILLAVTVVSMSALTVTIGSVVEEGASEAEARGAAASMDAALDAERYGPHERTLTLHEGRLRTVDRSVRVLVGERIAFERAVGGLVFTAGDRRVRYVGGATVRGTGTGAAFHAPPSLSVRNGTLFLDVSTLDAPAVAVAGPGTVTLRTNVTHDRRHLTGGGYAVAVETRTPAVWERWFADMGATTTRRSLDGDDVPSVVARFPDLREVYVFVHDLHLEVGR; this comes from the coding sequence ATGATCGCCCGTGACCGAGCGCAGTCGGCACCCATCGGGGTTGCCATCCTGTTGGCGGTGACCGTGGTGAGCATGTCGGCGCTGACCGTCACCATCGGCTCCGTCGTCGAGGAGGGAGCGAGCGAGGCCGAGGCGCGCGGCGCCGCGGCCTCGATGGACGCCGCCCTCGACGCCGAACGGTATGGCCCCCACGAGCGTACCCTCACGTTACACGAGGGCCGACTCCGCACCGTCGACCGCTCGGTTCGGGTGCTCGTTGGGGAGCGGATCGCCTTCGAGCGAGCGGTCGGCGGACTCGTCTTCACCGCCGGCGACCGACGGGTTCGATACGTCGGCGGGGCGACCGTTCGCGGCACCGGCACCGGCGCCGCCTTCCACGCGCCACCGTCGCTGTCGGTCCGCAACGGGACGCTCTTTCTCGACGTATCGACGCTCGACGCCCCTGCCGTCGCCGTCGCCGGACCGGGGACGGTAACCCTGCGGACGAACGTGACCCACGACCGCCGGCACCTGACCGGTGGCGGCTACGCCGTCGCCGTCGAGACGCGGACGCCAGCCGTCTGGGAGCGCTGGTTCGCCGACATGGGCGCGACGACGACCCGTCGCTCGCTGGACGGCGACGACGTGCCGAGCGTCGTCGCGCGCTTCCCGGACCTTCGTGAGGTGTACGTCTTCGTCCACGACCTGCACTTGGAGGTGGGACGGTGA
- a CDS encoding type II secretion system F family protein, protein MESPSTGYASSFDRVLYALFARHADDSRHVRDRKRYRGTDLRLSFDVYLARVYGLSWVVAVAVALPAVVVAATLGARPPLPAVGDVLPLAGVGLPTPSTTVVVAAAGVAVGGLAKAATVRLGGGYLRWLATARRNDIERTLPGAVRYLHVLSSGSDGHRRMLRKVAATDPYGETAVSIRKVLNTAALTGSLHEGLRRIARDTPSRELLAPFLLKFSEHAQQGEAELANYLRMESRMLAHRQDRARQRAAGLLELLSEVFMVLLVLPTLLVIVLTVLAIISPALSEPVATPLGTTTARAIVVYASALFVLGLGLGASIVVGGLRPPGQTIEYDRPPGALATLATAGKNPASAAVVALFPALTVAAALDAMGYPIADVALLSYAAYALPVGVVGIRRARLDDAKDREIKDFIHAVSGHVNLGRPFPRAVELVARDVDFGPLDPDVADLALNLGFTSPETGLDENVRTAALERFVETVGTPLAEQTVGLVTGALDSGSDAGTVFDTLQTEIGRLYHEKRQLRAKLLAYVAVGWTTALLVVGIAVAVGLHVFDGFEQLASIRGTSGYVIEGSAIDLNRERYRLYVVTQTTMLASGWFAGTASRGRYEALLHSGALVVVCHAVFTTTGML, encoded by the coding sequence GTGGAGTCGCCCTCGACGGGCTACGCCTCCTCGTTCGACCGCGTACTTTACGCCCTGTTCGCCCGTCACGCCGACGATAGCCGACACGTCCGGGACCGCAAGCGATACCGAGGGACCGACCTCCGTCTCAGCTTCGACGTGTATCTCGCCCGCGTCTACGGTCTTTCGTGGGTCGTCGCCGTCGCCGTCGCGCTCCCGGCCGTGGTCGTCGCGGCGACGCTGGGGGCCCGACCCCCGCTCCCGGCCGTCGGTGACGTGCTCCCGCTCGCCGGGGTCGGTCTCCCCACCCCATCGACGACCGTCGTCGTCGCGGCCGCTGGCGTCGCCGTCGGCGGCCTCGCCAAGGCCGCGACCGTTCGCCTCGGCGGTGGCTACCTGCGCTGGCTGGCGACCGCCCGCCGCAACGACATCGAGCGCACCCTGCCCGGCGCCGTCCGTTACCTCCACGTCCTCTCCTCCGGGAGCGACGGCCACCGAAGAATGCTCCGGAAGGTAGCCGCGACCGACCCATACGGCGAGACGGCGGTGTCGATCCGGAAGGTGCTGAACACCGCCGCCCTCACCGGGAGCCTCCACGAAGGCCTCCGGCGTATCGCCCGCGACACGCCTTCGCGGGAACTGCTCGCGCCCTTCCTCTTGAAGTTCAGCGAACACGCACAGCAGGGGGAGGCCGAACTCGCGAACTACCTCCGGATGGAGAGCCGGATGCTCGCCCACCGGCAAGACCGCGCCCGCCAACGCGCGGCCGGTCTCCTCGAACTCCTCTCGGAGGTGTTCATGGTCCTGCTCGTCCTGCCGACCCTCTTAGTCATCGTGTTGACCGTCCTCGCCATCATCTCGCCGGCCCTCTCCGAACCGGTCGCGACACCACTCGGTACGACCACTGCCCGCGCGATCGTCGTCTACGCGAGCGCCCTGTTCGTCCTCGGTCTCGGCCTCGGCGCGAGCATCGTCGTCGGGGGACTTCGCCCGCCCGGGCAGACCATCGAGTACGACCGGCCGCCCGGCGCGCTCGCGACGCTCGCTACCGCCGGCAAGAACCCCGCGAGCGCGGCGGTCGTCGCTCTTTTTCCCGCCCTCACCGTCGCCGCCGCGCTCGACGCCATGGGCTATCCAATCGCCGACGTGGCACTCTTGAGCTACGCCGCCTACGCCCTCCCCGTCGGCGTCGTCGGCATCCGTCGCGCCCGCCTTGACGACGCCAAGGACCGCGAGATCAAGGACTTCATCCACGCCGTCTCCGGCCACGTCAACCTCGGTCGGCCCTTTCCTCGCGCGGTCGAACTCGTCGCCCGCGACGTGGACTTCGGGCCGCTCGACCCCGACGTGGCCGACCTCGCGCTAAACCTCGGATTCACCAGTCCGGAGACGGGTCTCGACGAGAACGTCCGTACCGCGGCGCTCGAACGCTTCGTCGAAACCGTGGGGACACCACTCGCCGAACAGACCGTCGGGCTGGTGACCGGAGCGCTCGACTCCGGGAGCGATGCGGGCACCGTCTTCGATACGCTCCAGACCGAGATCGGCCGACTCTACCACGAAAAACGACAGCTTCGCGCCAAGCTGCTCGCCTACGTCGCCGTCGGATGGACGACCGCCTTGCTGGTCGTCGGCATCGCCGTTGCCGTCGGCCTCCACGTCTTCGATGGCTTCGAACAACTCGCCTCCATCCGGGGGACCTCCGGCTACGTCATCGAGGGATCGGCAATCGACCTGAACCGTGAGCGCTACCGCCTCTACGTCGTTACCCAGACGACGATGCTGGCCTCGGGCTGGTTCGCCGGCACTGCCAGCCGCGGCCGGTACGAGGCACTGCTGCACTCCGGGGCGCTCGTAGTCGTCTGTCACGCCGTCTTCACGACGACGGGGATGCTATGA
- a CDS encoding universal stress protein, with protein MTLLVPFDGSALAEAALRRAREFAGYRDEAVVVLTVVPEDESFAVERGWIDPGEPYDPEEVCTEFELRVAEIDADATFRCERPSPSEHPTATTIDDVTQTIRSVAAELDVSIIFVGSENAGRVSMPVTSVGGPLSTDGRYDVHIIRRAE; from the coding sequence GTGACCCTACTGGTGCCATTCGACGGATCGGCCCTCGCCGAGGCGGCCCTGCGGCGCGCCCGCGAGTTCGCCGGCTACCGGGACGAGGCGGTGGTCGTCCTGACGGTCGTCCCCGAGGACGAGTCGTTCGCGGTGGAGCGCGGCTGGATCGACCCCGGCGAGCCGTACGATCCCGAGGAGGTCTGCACGGAGTTCGAACTGCGCGTCGCGGAGATTGACGCCGACGCGACGTTTCGGTGTGAGCGGCCGTCGCCGAGCGAGCATCCGACGGCGACGACCATCGACGACGTCACCCAGACGATCCGGTCGGTCGCCGCGGAACTCGACGTCTCCATCATTTTCGTCGGGAGCGAGAACGCCGGCCGCGTCTCGATGCCGGTGACGAGCGTCGGCGGGCCGCTCTCGACGGACGGCAGGTACGACGTCCACATCATCCGGCGGGCGGAGTAG
- a CDS encoding PAS domain S-box protein: MDASGYREEIYGVFAGAGGDADVTERVERALGVGTEYLGLPIGFLTRIDDGEQEIVATTGRHAGIRAGERCPLDEAYCRRTVEREETLAVQDADASAAVNDRAVQAFGLGAYIGVKITVDDETYGTVCFAAESTRSEPFGESEEVFLELLGKLIGQALERRAYERELEERTARLEREKARFEGIAETSFDILFRLDRAGTFTYVSAAVERVLGYPPEELIDTPFASWLDGESIDDALAAFERTVDGEAVEGLELEFVDATGERVVVAVNATPIRDDGGVSGVQGVGRDVTGRKQRERELRRKTRAMDEARVGISMADAEGDLPLVYANEGFERVTGYDAAEILGRNCRFLQGAATDQSAVDELGDAVAAGEPASVELLNYRADDSPFWNQVRLSPIEGPGGDLTHYLGFQTDVTERKRTEQLVRLLNRVLRHNLRNDLNVLLGVGTHLQSGLTAEDDVSDLGDRIERTANRLVGTSEQARELERYARREREPQRLDPAALFDAATNDVPEGVTVDAAVRTERGICAGPELETALTELVENAVEHDPAAGTSVELEATDDGEWVELTVGDDGVGIDDMEAAAIDAGEETDLVHCSGLGLWLVNWIVTRYGGSFGIRERDDGAGSVASIRLPAIDDDTPVDAVKRRPTVLFR; encoded by the coding sequence ATGGACGCCAGTGGCTACCGAGAGGAGATTTACGGCGTCTTCGCCGGTGCCGGCGGGGACGCCGACGTGACCGAGCGGGTGGAGCGGGCGCTCGGCGTCGGAACCGAGTATCTCGGACTCCCCATCGGCTTTCTCACGCGGATCGACGACGGGGAGCAGGAGATCGTCGCGACCACCGGGCGACACGCGGGGATTCGAGCGGGTGAACGGTGTCCGCTAGACGAGGCGTACTGCCGGCGGACGGTCGAGCGGGAGGAGACGCTGGCGGTACAGGACGCCGACGCGTCGGCGGCGGTCAACGACCGGGCGGTGCAGGCGTTCGGGCTGGGGGCCTACATCGGCGTCAAGATCACCGTCGACGACGAGACGTACGGGACGGTCTGTTTCGCCGCCGAGTCGACGCGGTCGGAACCGTTCGGCGAGTCGGAGGAGGTCTTCCTCGAACTGCTGGGGAAGCTGATCGGGCAGGCGCTCGAACGGCGGGCGTACGAACGGGAGTTGGAGGAACGAACCGCGCGACTCGAACGCGAGAAGGCGCGGTTCGAGGGCATCGCCGAGACGAGCTTCGATATCCTCTTTCGGCTCGACCGAGCGGGTACCTTCACCTACGTCTCCGCGGCGGTCGAGCGCGTGCTGGGATACCCGCCCGAGGAACTGATCGACACCCCGTTCGCGTCGTGGCTCGACGGCGAATCGATAGACGACGCGTTGGCGGCCTTCGAGCGGACGGTCGACGGCGAGGCGGTCGAGGGCCTCGAACTCGAGTTCGTCGACGCGACGGGCGAGCGGGTCGTCGTCGCGGTGAACGCCACGCCGATCCGGGACGACGGCGGGGTGAGCGGGGTGCAGGGCGTCGGTCGGGACGTGACCGGACGGAAGCAGCGCGAACGGGAGTTGCGGCGGAAGACCCGCGCGATGGACGAGGCGCGGGTGGGCATCTCGATGGCCGACGCCGAGGGTGACCTGCCGCTCGTCTACGCCAACGAGGGCTTCGAGCGCGTGACCGGCTACGACGCCGCGGAGATACTGGGTCGGAACTGCCGGTTCCTGCAGGGGGCGGCGACCGACCAGTCGGCCGTCGACGAACTCGGCGACGCGGTCGCCGCCGGGGAGCCGGCCTCGGTCGAACTGCTCAACTACCGCGCCGACGACTCGCCGTTCTGGAATCAGGTGCGGCTCAGCCCCATCGAGGGGCCGGGGGGCGACCTCACCCACTATCTCGGGTTCCAGACCGACGTGACCGAGCGCAAGCGGACCGAACAGCTCGTTCGCCTGCTCAACCGCGTACTCCGGCACAACCTCCGCAACGACCTGAACGTCCTGCTCGGCGTGGGCACCCACCTCCAGTCCGGGCTGACCGCGGAGGACGACGTGAGCGACCTCGGCGACCGGATCGAGCGGACCGCGAACCGACTGGTGGGGACGAGCGAGCAGGCCCGCGAACTGGAGCGGTACGCGCGCCGCGAACGCGAGCCCCAGCGACTCGACCCCGCGGCCCTGTTCGACGCCGCGACGAACGACGTTCCCGAGGGGGTGACCGTCGACGCCGCGGTGCGGACCGAACGGGGGATCTGTGCCGGCCCCGAACTGGAGACGGCGCTGACGGAGCTCGTCGAGAACGCCGTGGAACACGACCCCGCCGCCGGGACGAGCGTCGAACTCGAAGCGACGGACGACGGCGAGTGGGTCGAACTCACCGTCGGGGACGACGGGGTGGGCATCGACGACATGGAGGCCGCGGCCATCGACGCGGGCGAGGAGACGGACCTCGTCCACTGCTCCGGGTTGGGGCTGTGGCTGGTCAACTGGATCGTGACGCGCTACGGCGGCTCCTTCGGTATCCGCGAGCGGGACGACGGGGCCGGGTCGGTCGCCTCGATCAGGCTCCCCGCCATCGACGACGACACGCCGGTCGACGCCGTCAAGCGGCGGCCGACCGTCCTCTTTCGCTAA
- a CDS encoding DUF7521 family protein, with protein sequence MVAAAPLVDLLASAAATGSALVGLYIGYQAYRGLRRNDEPAMRYLAAGMILLFGVTYLLAVVGQGLIALHVVTLGFQDVFRLLVRVLQLAGLVLIAYSLHLAAGGRIAEG encoded by the coding sequence ATGGTTGCCGCCGCCCCGCTCGTCGACCTGCTCGCGAGCGCCGCGGCCACCGGCTCCGCACTCGTCGGCCTCTATATCGGCTATCAGGCCTACCGCGGCCTCCGCCGCAACGACGAGCCCGCGATGCGGTATCTCGCCGCCGGTATGATCCTCCTCTTCGGCGTCACCTACCTGCTCGCCGTCGTCGGGCAGGGGCTGATCGCCCTCCACGTCGTCACCCTCGGGTTCCAGGACGTGTTCCGACTGCTCGTCCGCGTCCTCCAACTCGCCGGTCTCGTCCTGATCGCCTACTCCCTCCATCTCGCGGCCGGGGGTCGGATCGCGGAGGGTTAG
- a CDS encoding ArsR/SmtB family transcription factor, with the protein MADDPDLSTLVGLFDDEHVRTILAATSAEPLSAAELSERCGVSTSAVYRRVDRLVDAALLDERTRPRSDGHHDTVYVAAIERFELVVDDGEVDWTVDRTETDVADELTRLWGEF; encoded by the coding sequence GTGGCGGACGACCCCGACCTCTCCACGCTCGTCGGCCTGTTCGACGACGAGCACGTCCGGACCATCCTCGCGGCGACGAGCGCGGAGCCGCTGTCGGCGGCGGAGCTGAGCGAGCGCTGTGGCGTCTCCACCTCCGCCGTCTACCGCCGGGTCGACCGCCTCGTCGACGCCGCCCTGCTCGACGAGCGGACGCGCCCGCGGAGCGACGGCCACCACGACACCGTCTACGTCGCCGCCATCGAGCGGTTCGAACTCGTCGTCGACGACGGCGAGGTCGACTGGACCGTCGACCGAACCGAGACGGACGTGGCCGACGAACTCACACGCCTCTGGGGGGAGTTCTGA